In Juglans regia cultivar Chandler chromosome 13, Walnut 2.0, whole genome shotgun sequence, the following proteins share a genomic window:
- the LOC109015210 gene encoding protein BASIC PENTACYSTEINE2-like — MDDDALNMRNWGYYEPSFKGHLGLQLMSSMADRDTKHFLPGRDPNSIMVNPVNGTFHPRDCVVSEAPVPLNYVRDSWANQRDKFLNMLPANPNYAVLPETSGAHSLQILQPPALPRDERVSKIEEPPVKNERGQMKKRQSGDAPKTPKAKKPRKPRDNNNSSVQRVKPAKKNIDVVINGIDMDISGIPIPVCSCTGTPQQCYRWGCGGWQSACCTTNVSMYPLPMSTKRRGARIAGRKMSQGAFKKVLEKLAAEGYNFANPIDLRTHWARHGTNKFVTIR; from the coding sequence ATGGATGATGACGCATTGAACATGCGCAATTGGGGTTACTATGAGCCATCCTTCAAAGGGCATCTTGGTCTGCAGCTCATGTCAAGCATGGCAGACCGTGACACAAAGCATTTTCTTCCCGGTCGTGACCCCAATAGCATTATGGTCAACCCAGTAAATGGAACCTTTCATCCGCGGGATTGTGTTGTTTCAGAAGCACCTGTTCCTCTGAATTATGTGAGGGACAGTTGGGCAAACCAAAGGGATAAGTTTCTCAATATGTTGCCCGCTAATCCTAATTATGCCGTTCTCCCAGAAACTTCTGGAGCTCACTCCTTACAGATTTTACAACCACCTGCTCTGCCAAGGGATGAAAGAGTCAGTAAAATTGAAGAGCCTCCTGTTAAAAATGAGCGTGGCCAAATGAAGAAAAGGCAGAGTGGGGATGCCCCAAAAACACCAAAAGCAAAAAAGCCTAGGAAGCCAAGGGATAATAATAATTCTTCAGTTCAGCGTGTGAAGCCAGCAAAAAAGAATATCGATGTTGTCATAAATGGGATTGATATGGACATCTCTGGTATTCCTATTCCTGTTTGCTCATGTACTGGAACTCCTCAGCAATGTTATCGTTGGGGCTGTGGTGGTTGGCAGTCGGCTTGTTGTACCACAAACGTGTCTATGTATCCTTTGCCAATGAGTACGAAAAGGCGTGGTGCAAGGATAGCTGGACGGAAAATGAGCCAGGGTGCATTTAAGAAGGTATTGGAAAAGCTTGCAGCTGAAGGATATAATTTTGCTAACCCAATTGATCTGAGGACTCACTGGGCTAGACATGGTACTAACAAGTTCGTCACTATCAGGTAG